One part of the Nostoc sp. PCC 7120 = FACHB-418 genome encodes these proteins:
- a CDS encoding type 2 lanthipeptide synthetase LanM family protein: MNVSKQSLIKIIERSSNISERLSSSFIFNDRQINANQNNAKLEKWYQFIAKGNQHNFEKRLLWDGLDTNTISCVLGNVNLADEKYLPNWVETLKAGMQVATFVIPENSNNKFLQQHRYLDPERPFPFEEILVPFVDVAKKKLIESAGSSYYLLSQNAHIQMERSLLEHLTGICISPLELEFSIFRSLKSSPLVRFINQLQSNCSKQQYTDFVNKLLKDGLLSFFQEYSVLARLIATSVDFWVEATGEFLSRLASDSDKIQLTFQPEQKLGQVVSVQLAMSDFHNRGRAVIVIKFASGFKLVYKPKSLGLEKAYFDFLDWINQQKINLPLKLLKIINCSNYGWMEFAEALPCQDQDAVKHYYQRAGMVLCIVYLLKGNDCHCENLIACGDQPVLVDLETLLHHRTWLSKDDADAKSIANECLQDSVVGTGFLPGWQILPYEQTEILKLDFSGLGGFGEQEMPYRAMKWKHINTDSMVIVREYTKLLPKKNRPFGENIDTSLNNHSKELIDGFRQMYQFLQQRKEELLASDSPITAFSNQKVRLVIRNTTVYASILQNSLNHKCLRTGVEHSIQLDLLSRAFLSSEDKHPLWPLLAAEKQALEQLDIPYFTAYSDSNVIDISSEQTINKFLSSSSYDDVIAHLRQMDDADLAKQISLIRGSLYSCLTNEQLNSLPLENPNLYMDIVAPIERRGMLQQAIAIAQQLEQQAIRGKDNSVTWIGMGYLFEAQRFQLQPVGNSLYDGCCGISLFLAALASVTNRAEFGELSLASLQSLRKTLQDPHIDLQQKLIGQMGIGGATGLASIVYALVRISEFLGEVELIQDAQQLASLMVINEATVNQAPGVMTGVAGTILSLLALYKATKEPATLQQAISWGNYLLDTRVTVDEVYQAWTNAEGKVLLGFSHGAAGIAYALLQLYAATDEPIFASAAREAITLEQRLFSLSSNCQDLDLVSIDNSLLSSTTEWCSGLIGISVARLGTLNILDTDEIRQELDINLHTIHHSSLQVLDNICCGNFSHIEMLLVASKQLSHPELLETANNRATQVLSRANQIGYFQLLPHLPADVYSFGFCQGIAGIGYELLRLSCPDLLPSILLWQ; this comes from the coding sequence ATGAACGTTTCTAAGCAATCTTTAATTAAAATAATAGAGCGTTCTAGTAATATTTCTGAACGTCTTAGTAGTAGTTTTATTTTCAATGACCGTCAAATAAATGCAAATCAAAATAATGCTAAATTAGAAAAATGGTATCAATTTATCGCTAAAGGAAATCAACATAATTTTGAAAAGCGTTTATTGTGGGATGGCTTAGATACTAATACTATTAGCTGTGTTTTAGGTAATGTTAATCTAGCTGATGAAAAATATCTACCCAACTGGGTGGAAACTTTAAAAGCAGGAATGCAAGTTGCTACTTTTGTTATTCCAGAAAATTCAAACAACAAATTCTTACAGCAGCATCGGTATTTAGATCCTGAACGTCCGTTTCCGTTTGAAGAAATTCTGGTACCATTTGTTGATGTTGCTAAAAAAAAATTAATTGAGTCTGCTGGATCTAGCTATTATTTATTATCACAAAATGCTCATATTCAAATGGAACGAAGTCTCCTGGAGCATTTGACTGGTATTTGCATCTCTCCTTTGGAACTGGAGTTCTCAATTTTTCGCTCTTTAAAAAGTTCTCCCTTAGTTCGTTTTATTAATCAGTTGCAAAGTAATTGTTCTAAGCAGCAGTACACAGATTTTGTTAACAAATTACTTAAAGACGGACTACTGTCTTTCTTCCAAGAGTACAGTGTATTAGCTAGATTGATAGCAACATCTGTAGACTTCTGGGTAGAAGCGACTGGAGAATTTCTCTCAAGATTGGCATCAGACTCGGATAAAATTCAGTTGACTTTTCAGCCAGAGCAAAAATTAGGGCAAGTTGTTAGTGTTCAATTAGCAATGTCTGATTTTCATAATCGTGGCCGTGCTGTAATTGTGATTAAGTTTGCTTCAGGTTTCAAGCTAGTTTACAAACCTAAAAGCTTAGGCTTAGAAAAGGCTTATTTTGATTTTTTAGATTGGATTAATCAACAAAAAATTAACTTGCCCCTGAAGCTGCTGAAGATAATTAATTGCTCTAACTACGGTTGGATGGAGTTCGCTGAAGCTTTGCCATGTCAAGATCAAGACGCAGTGAAACACTATTATCAGCGTGCCGGTATGGTGCTGTGTATTGTGTACCTCTTAAAAGGGAACGACTGTCATTGTGAAAACTTAATTGCTTGTGGAGATCAGCCAGTTCTTGTAGATTTAGAGACACTTTTACATCACCGTACTTGGTTAAGTAAAGATGATGCTGATGCTAAATCTATAGCAAATGAATGTTTACAAGATTCTGTTGTTGGTACTGGTTTCTTACCAGGATGGCAAATTTTGCCTTATGAGCAAACTGAGATACTGAAGTTAGACTTCAGTGGATTGGGAGGTTTTGGTGAACAAGAGATGCCTTACCGAGCAATGAAATGGAAGCACATTAATACAGATAGCATGGTTATTGTACGCGAGTACACTAAATTACTACCAAAAAAAAATCGACCTTTTGGTGAGAATATTGATACCTCGCTGAATAACCACAGCAAAGAACTCATAGATGGATTTCGGCAGATGTACCAGTTCTTGCAACAAAGAAAAGAAGAACTGTTAGCAAGTGATAGTCCAATAACGGCATTTAGCAACCAGAAAGTACGGCTTGTAATTCGCAATACTACTGTTTACGCTTCTATTTTGCAGAACTCTTTAAATCATAAATGCTTGCGAACTGGAGTAGAACATAGTATTCAGTTAGACTTACTAAGCAGAGCATTTCTCTCTTCAGAAGATAAACATCCTTTATGGCCATTATTAGCAGCAGAAAAGCAAGCTTTAGAACAGTTAGATATTCCTTATTTCACGGCATATTCAGATAGTAATGTAATAGATATTAGTTCAGAGCAAACTATCAATAAATTTTTGAGTAGTTCTAGTTATGACGATGTTATTGCCCATCTGCGACAGATGGATGATGCAGATTTAGCGAAGCAGATTAGCCTGATTAGAGGTTCACTTTACTCATGTCTGACTAATGAACAACTAAATTCTTTACCATTAGAGAATCCTAACCTGTACATGGACATAGTTGCCCCCATAGAAAGACGAGGTATGTTACAGCAGGCGATCGCCATCGCTCAACAACTAGAGCAGCAAGCTATTCGCGGAAAGGACAATAGTGTTACCTGGATTGGGATGGGATACTTGTTTGAGGCGCAAAGGTTTCAATTACAGCCAGTAGGCAATAGTTTATATGATGGTTGTTGTGGCATATCTTTATTTTTAGCAGCACTAGCGTCTGTTACGAATCGAGCAGAATTTGGTGAATTATCCTTAGCATCTTTACAGTCCCTACGCAAAACTTTACAAGATCCACATATTGACCTTCAGCAAAAGCTAATTGGACAAATGGGTATTGGTGGTGCTACAGGATTAGCTTCTATTGTTTATGCCCTAGTTCGTATTAGTGAGTTTCTCGGCGAAGTAGAGCTGATTCAGGATGCTCAACAACTAGCTTCTTTGATGGTAATAAATGAAGCGACCGTTAATCAAGCACCTGGAGTAATGACTGGTGTTGCTGGTACAATTCTTAGCTTATTAGCTTTGTACAAAGCTACAAAAGAACCTGCTACTTTACAGCAGGCTATTAGCTGGGGCAATTATTTACTAGATACTCGTGTAACCGTAGATGAAGTCTATCAAGCCTGGACTAATGCTGAAGGCAAGGTACTACTAGGATTTTCTCATGGTGCTGCGGGTATTGCCTATGCACTGCTTCAATTATATGCAGCTACTGATGAGCCAATCTTTGCATCAGCAGCTCGAGAAGCTATTACTTTAGAACAACGTTTATTCTCGTTAAGCAGCAATTGCCAAGACTTGGATTTAGTTAGCATTGACAATAGCTTACTCTCATCTACAACTGAATGGTGTTCTGGGCTAATTGGTATTTCTGTGGCTCGGTTAGGAACTTTAAACATCCTCGATACAGATGAAATTCGTCAAGAATTAGATATAAATTTACATACAATACATCACTCAAGTTTACAGGTTTTAGATAACATCTGCTGTGGCAATTTTAGTCATATAGAAATGTTATTAGTTGCATCTAAGCAACTTTCACACCCAGAATTACTAGAAACAGCAAATAATCGAGCAACTCAAGTTTTGTCTAGAGCAAACCAGATTGGTTATTTTCAACTTCTTCCTCATTTACCAGCCGACGTATATAGTTTTGGTTTTTGTCAAGGAATAGCTGGTATTGGCTATGAGCTATTGAGATTATCATGTCCAGACTTACTACCTTCAATATTGTTATGGCAGTAA
- a CDS encoding nif11-class peptide radical SAM maturase 3: MSEKHHRTSYAVWEITLKCNLACSHCGSRAGQARHQELSTAEALNLVQQLAEVGIKEVTLIGGEAFLRPDWLVIAKAITDAGMLCGMTTGGYGISLEMAQRMKEAGIAKVSVSTDGMEATHDHLRGRKGSWKSGLRTMSYLKEVGILFGCNTQINRLSAPEFPSIYEHIRDAGARAWQIQLTVPMGNAADNADILLQPSELLDLYPMLARVAQRANTEGVRVAAGNNIGYYGPYERLLRGQGKEWGFWRGCGAGLSTLGLEADGTIKGCPSLPTTAYAGGNIRERPLREIVEQSEELQFNLYAGTPEGTAYLWGFCKTCKFAELCRGGCTWTAHVFFNRRGNNPYCHHRALELAKRGLRERVYPKVSAPGVPFDNGEFTIIEEPLDAPWIENDPLHFTADSIQWPDSWQSKSELFYSVAR, encoded by the coding sequence ATGTCTGAAAAACACCATCGAACCAGTTATGCCGTTTGGGAAATCACATTGAAATGCAATCTTGCTTGTAGTCATTGTGGTTCACGGGCAGGACAGGCAAGGCATCAAGAACTCTCGACAGCAGAAGCTCTTAACCTTGTTCAGCAATTAGCTGAGGTGGGAATTAAAGAAGTAACTCTCATTGGCGGAGAGGCTTTTCTACGTCCAGACTGGTTAGTAATTGCGAAAGCTATTACCGATGCTGGTATGCTCTGCGGCATGACTACGGGGGGTTATGGCATCTCTTTGGAAATGGCACAGCGTATGAAAGAAGCAGGAATTGCAAAAGTTTCTGTTTCTACCGATGGCATGGAAGCAACCCATGATCATTTACGGGGACGAAAAGGCTCTTGGAAGTCTGGCTTAAGAACCATGAGCTACCTTAAAGAAGTTGGCATTCTCTTCGGCTGTAATACCCAAATCAACCGTCTGTCTGCCCCTGAATTTCCTAGTATTTATGAGCATATCCGCGATGCAGGCGCGCGAGCATGGCAAATTCAACTAACTGTGCCAATGGGAAATGCCGCCGACAATGCAGATATCCTTCTCCAACCCTCTGAGCTATTAGACTTATATCCTATGCTGGCTCGTGTTGCTCAACGAGCTAACACCGAAGGGGTAAGAGTTGCTGCTGGTAACAACATCGGTTACTACGGGCCTTATGAACGGTTGCTGCGGGGACAAGGTAAAGAGTGGGGATTTTGGCGGGGTTGCGGTGCTGGGCTATCAACTTTAGGTTTAGAGGCGGACGGCACAATTAAAGGCTGCCCTTCCCTACCAACAACCGCTTATGCAGGTGGCAATATCCGAGAACGTCCACTAAGGGAAATTGTAGAACAATCCGAAGAATTGCAGTTCAATCTCTATGCTGGTACACCCGAAGGAACAGCGTACTTGTGGGGATTCTGCAAGACTTGTAAATTTGCCGAATTGTGTCGCGGGGGTTGCACTTGGACAGCACACGTATTCTTCAATCGTCGGGGTAACAATCCTTACTGCCACCATCGCGCCCTAGAATTAGCAAAGCGTGGCTTACGAGAGCGAGTTTATCCAAAAGTGTCAGCCCCAGGAGTTCCCTTCGATAATGGCGAATTTACCATCATTGAAGAACCACTTGATGCACCCTGGATAGAAAATGATCCACTCCACTTTACGGCTGACTCCATCCAATGGCCGGATAGTTGGCAAAGTAAATCTGAACTTTTTTATTCTGTAGCAAGATGA
- a CDS encoding NHLP leader peptide family RiPP precursor, with amino-acid sequence MSEQTKTRKEIEAQIIVQAWKDETYRQELLNNSKAVIEREFAIQLPEEINVHVVEENDSNFYFVIPARPNLEDVELSEEQLEAVAGGSLGDIFTFVEKTYDRLKDFGKEIYKAIVD; translated from the coding sequence ATGAGCGAACAAACAAAGACTCGTAAAGAAATTGAAGCACAAATAATTGTTCAAGCCTGGAAAGACGAAACCTACAGGCAAGAGTTATTAAACAACTCTAAAGCTGTAATTGAAAGAGAATTTGCTATTCAATTACCAGAAGAAATAAATGTTCATGTAGTGGAAGAGAATGATTCCAATTTCTACTTCGTAATTCCTGCACGTCCCAATTTAGAAGATGTAGAGTTATCTGAAGAGCAGTTAGAAGCGGTTGCCGGTGGAAGTCTTGGAGATATATTCACTTTTGTTGAGAAAACTTATGATAGATTAAAAGACTTTGGCAAAGAAATATATAAAGCCATTGTAGATTAA
- a CDS encoding RiPP maturation radical SAM C-methyltransferase → MSDVCLVLMPYAAVERPSIALGLLKARLQQAKLEPTILYPNIQFAEEIGLDVYAMISENFIETFLGEWTFSGVLFPEFNPNHSEYFDLISPCFKSYENYLPDRNLKEAFLAVREQATAFIESVAQSVANLQPRIIGCSSTFQQHCASLALLKRVRELAPEIITFMGGANCEGAMGLATHTHFSWVDFIISGEGDDLFNEFCYQLLDGGREVDPSILPYGVISPSHRTSTKISIAAPRASVQNLDQVPIPDYDDYFQTLHASTLSPYIQPGLLIETSRGCWWGQKHHCTFCGLNGSGINYRSKSPDRVLKEFTQLCERYGLRKFQVVDNILDMNHMNTVIPVLAAGDEAYNIFYETKANLRWEHLQQLAQAGVRCIQPGIESMHNSILKLMNKGNTAWMNVQLLKWARELGIIVFWNILADFPGESDEWYVEMMEWLPLIAHLQPPSGASEIRYDRFSPYYERPSDWGLNLSPLRPYKYVYPLAPEILSELAYFFEDQNNLVTRYATEENEQTSEKTERPGLENLKLWVNQWNRLWQSLYYKEHKPEYLPILSMNDSGSLITIYDSRPCATESLLFLEGLAYWVYKVCDRALTYREVVSEINKKLDVPVSWDEIFPIVSELRERKILLDIDGRLLSLALKGSCSPYLSVSELPAGYIDLHEFRRHNSKSSEKVLLPN, encoded by the coding sequence ATGAGTGATGTATGTTTAGTATTAATGCCTTATGCAGCAGTTGAAAGACCATCAATTGCTCTTGGTTTATTAAAGGCTCGTCTACAACAAGCAAAGCTTGAACCAACAATTTTATACCCAAATATCCAGTTTGCAGAAGAAATAGGCCTTGATGTATATGCTATGATTAGTGAGAATTTTATTGAAACGTTCTTGGGTGAATGGACATTTTCTGGAGTGTTATTTCCTGAATTTAATCCTAACCATTCAGAGTATTTCGATCTTATTTCTCCATGTTTCAAAAGCTACGAGAATTATTTGCCTGATAGGAACCTGAAAGAAGCATTTTTGGCAGTACGTGAGCAGGCTACAGCATTTATTGAAAGTGTTGCTCAGTCTGTAGCCAATTTACAACCCCGTATTATTGGCTGTAGTTCTACATTTCAGCAGCATTGTGCTTCACTTGCTCTCTTGAAACGTGTACGAGAGTTAGCCCCGGAAATTATTACTTTTATGGGAGGTGCTAACTGTGAAGGGGCTATGGGGTTAGCTACTCACACACATTTTTCTTGGGTAGATTTTATCATTTCGGGAGAGGGTGACGATTTATTTAATGAGTTTTGCTATCAGCTTTTGGATGGTGGTCGAGAGGTTGATCCATCAATATTGCCTTATGGTGTAATTAGTCCATCTCATCGGACTTCTACCAAAATCAGCATAGCCGCGCCAAGAGCTTCCGTACAGAACTTAGATCAAGTACCAATTCCTGACTACGATGATTACTTTCAAACCCTCCATGCTTCTACACTTTCGCCCTACATTCAACCTGGACTTTTGATTGAAACCTCTCGTGGATGTTGGTGGGGGCAAAAACATCATTGCACTTTTTGTGGATTGAACGGAAGTGGTATAAATTACCGTTCTAAATCTCCTGATCGTGTGCTGAAAGAGTTTACCCAGCTATGTGAACGTTATGGACTGCGTAAATTTCAGGTGGTCGATAATATCCTAGATATGAATCACATGAATACGGTTATTCCGGTTCTTGCTGCTGGAGATGAAGCTTACAATATTTTTTATGAAACGAAAGCTAACTTAAGGTGGGAACATCTGCAACAATTGGCACAAGCTGGTGTTCGTTGCATCCAACCAGGCATCGAAAGTATGCACAACTCCATTTTAAAACTGATGAACAAAGGTAACACAGCCTGGATGAATGTGCAGTTATTGAAATGGGCTAGAGAATTAGGAATTATTGTATTTTGGAATATACTTGCGGACTTTCCAGGGGAGTCAGATGAGTGGTATGTGGAGATGATGGAATGGCTACCTTTAATTGCTCATCTCCAACCACCAAGCGGTGCATCAGAGATTCGTTATGACCGATTTAGTCCTTACTATGAGCGACCATCGGACTGGGGTTTAAACTTGTCTCCTTTGCGCCCTTATAAATACGTATATCCACTTGCGCCAGAAATACTTAGTGAACTTGCCTACTTTTTTGAAGACCAAAACAATTTGGTTACTCGTTATGCAACAGAAGAAAATGAACAAACAAGTGAAAAAACAGAGCGTCCAGGGTTAGAAAACTTGAAACTCTGGGTAAACCAATGGAATCGTTTATGGCAGTCTTTGTACTACAAGGAACATAAACCAGAGTATTTACCAATTTTGAGCATGAATGATAGTGGTAGCTTAATTACAATTTATGATAGTAGACCATGCGCTACCGAAAGTCTATTGTTTCTAGAAGGATTGGCTTATTGGGTTTATAAAGTTTGCGATCGCGCTTTGACTTATCGAGAAGTAGTGTCAGAAATTAATAAAAAGCTTGACGTTCCGGTATCCTGGGATGAAATATTCCCCATTGTATCTGAGTTACGAGAGCGTAAGATTTTGTTAGATATCGATGGCAGACTACTCAGTTTAGCATTAAAGGGGTCTTGTTCACCTTATCTATCAGTTTCAGAATTACCTGCTGGCTATATTGATCTTCATGAGTTCCGTCGCCACAATAGTAAATCTAGTGAGAAGGTTTTGTTACCAAACTAA
- a CDS encoding Nif11-like leader peptide family natural product precursor: MSIESAKAFYQRITTDPTFRTQIESYSSEERISFLQGTGYNFTEEEWETATAEILETSSPDEELNEAELAAIAGGTKTIHWIKGIFPGVVALYGVILDPLDPRDYLS, encoded by the coding sequence ATGTCTATTGAAAGCGCAAAAGCTTTTTATCAGAGAATCACAACAGATCCAACTTTCCGCACTCAAATTGAAAGTTATTCCAGCGAAGAACGTATAAGTTTCTTACAAGGAACAGGATATAATTTCACAGAAGAAGAATGGGAAACTGCTACTGCTGAGATTTTAGAAACTAGTTCCCCTGATGAGGAACTTAACGAAGCGGAATTAGCAGCGATCGCTGGTGGAACAAAAACTATTCATTGGATCAAAGGTATCTTCCCTGGTGTAGTTGCTCTGTACGGTGTAATTCTTGATCCACTTGATCCACGCGATTATCTTTCATAG
- a CDS encoding cyclic nucleotide-binding domain-containing protein, which produces MTEVLLKELTKSDIDWMVAIGHQREIAAGTTLIQPGKAADFLHILLDGTFSVTIPQPEDNPLTRAFAAIEGNEIFGKEIGRLSRGEIMGESPLIGTRPPATTIKAVEKSLVMSIPVGELAAKLQQDVGFAAHFYRAIAIIISDRIQNTIHQLGRRNLAQSQHLRDVLFILGELHDSDIDWMMASGTPQKIPANTILIHEQGTVDALYILLYGKMSLSISPDEQNPLARAFAAIEGHEIPGREIAKLSKGEIIGETPFIDGSLPPATVKAIENSVVLAIPRQQLAAKLQQDVGFASRFYRVIASLLSQRSQAMVSQLGYGRRVYSRGQSLREGLEYDDELDINTLDRMAIAGKRFDWMLGRLKVS; this is translated from the coding sequence ATGACAGAAGTTTTACTCAAAGAACTAACTAAAAGTGATATTGACTGGATGGTTGCGATAGGTCATCAAAGAGAAATAGCGGCTGGTACTACACTTATTCAACCAGGAAAAGCTGCTGATTTTTTACATATTTTATTAGATGGTACATTCAGCGTTACTATCCCGCAACCAGAAGATAATCCCCTAACTCGTGCTTTTGCAGCTATTGAGGGGAACGAAATCTTCGGTAAGGAGATTGGGAGATTATCTAGGGGTGAGATAATGGGAGAAAGTCCCTTAATTGGGACACGTCCACCAGCTACTACGATTAAAGCTGTGGAAAAGTCCCTGGTGATGTCAATTCCGGTTGGAGAATTAGCGGCGAAATTACAGCAAGATGTGGGTTTTGCGGCGCATTTTTATCGAGCGATCGCCATCATTATTTCCGATAGAATACAAAATACCATCCATCAACTTGGTCGTCGTAACCTAGCACAAAGTCAACATCTACGAGATGTGCTGTTTATCCTGGGAGAATTACACGATAGTGACATAGATTGGATGATGGCTTCTGGTACTCCCCAAAAAATCCCAGCTAATACCATACTCATCCATGAACAAGGAACTGTAGACGCACTGTATATTCTCCTCTATGGAAAAATGTCCTTGTCTATTTCCCCAGATGAACAGAATCCTTTAGCGCGTGCTTTTGCAGCTATTGAGGGTCATGAAATTCCTGGTAGAGAAATAGCCAAATTATCTAAAGGTGAAATCATCGGCGAAACACCCTTTATAGATGGTAGTTTACCCCCTGCAACTGTTAAGGCAATTGAAAATTCTGTAGTCTTAGCAATTCCCCGACAGCAACTAGCCGCAAAGTTACAACAAGATGTGGGATTTGCATCAAGATTTTACCGAGTAATTGCGTCTTTACTGTCCCAGCGATCGCAAGCAATGGTGAGTCAGCTTGGTTATGGTAGGCGAGTTTATAGCCGGGGTCAATCTTTACGTGAAGGGCTAGAGTATGACGATGAATTAGATATTAACACTTTAGATAGGATGGCGATCGCTGGTAAAAGATTTGATTGGATGTTGGGAAGATTAAAAGTAAGTTAA
- a CDS encoding NHLP leader peptide family RiPP precursor: protein MSEQTKTRKDVEAQIIVQAWKDEAYRQELLNNPKKIVEQEFGVQLPEGITVHVMEENASNLYFVIPARPNLEDVELSDEQLEAVAGGALWTLTLLLIPIAHGALEEHNSRK, encoded by the coding sequence ATGAGTGAGCAAACTAAAACTCGTAAAGATGTTGAAGCACAAATCATTGTGCAAGCATGGAAAGATGAAGCTTACAGACAGGAATTACTGAACAATCCTAAAAAAATAGTTGAACAAGAATTTGGTGTTCAATTACCAGAGGGAATAACAGTTCACGTCATGGAAGAAAATGCTTCTAACCTCTATTTTGTAATTCCTGCACGCCCTAACTTAGAAGATGTAGAATTATCAGATGAGCAGCTAGAAGCCGTTGCTGGTGGAGCGTTATGGACACTTACGCTCCTTTTAATTCCTATCGCTCATGGCGCTCTTGAAGAACATAATTCTAGAAAATAA
- a CDS encoding NHLP leader peptide family RiPP precursor, which translates to MSLVMTWKELEEKIIVKAGQDESFKQALVSNPRSTLEKEGINLPSSIDVNLVETTPGNLSLQALPNSEQDTLSEAELESVAGGRISGEVSVTVKVKF; encoded by the coding sequence ATGAGTCTAGTAATGACATGGAAAGAACTCGAAGAAAAAATTATAGTAAAAGCTGGGCAAGATGAGTCTTTTAAGCAGGCTTTAGTATCTAATCCTCGGTCTACTCTGGAAAAAGAGGGAATTAATCTTCCATCCAGTATTGATGTTAATTTGGTGGAAACTACTCCAGGAAATTTATCTTTGCAGGCGTTACCAAATTCTGAGCAAGATACATTATCTGAAGCAGAGCTAGAGTCAGTAGCAGGTGGTAGAATTAGTGGCGAAGTTTCAGTTACGGTTAAAGTTAAGTTTTAA
- a CDS encoding NHLP bacteriocin system secretion protein yields MRRFCYQTNATKKGSIFRKESLERLSSPERLDQLMQVVSPKSWLPLVALGSIVGVAFIWSIYGSIPITVEGRGVLIYPSNVVPLQSKSAGQIMALNVKVGDVIKKGQVLATIDQAELRKQLQQQRGKLTQLESQDKAVGSLQGRRLEQEERSQQQQRQYLRQRILELEAITPLLKTKGNTSVDQQRQGLQQRLQQAQALTAVFLRRMKIRQELFQKEGAISGDEALKAEQEYLQNLEKIADIQAQLKELDVKETQQEKDYRENLTLVADLQSQLKQLDSQQASVAQQDLENVTARNKEIQEVKREIGSLELQLSDNSQIISQHSGRILEITLTPGQVVNAGTRLATIEAENPQSKLVGVTYFPVAEGKKIQPGMSIQITPQTVKRERFGGIVGNVTSISRFPITKEAAANEVGNSEVLEGLVSQQQGLIQVFSHLELDANTPSGYKWSSSTGPHLNISSGTTTVVRVKVEERAPITFVLPILRSASGIY; encoded by the coding sequence GTGAGAAGGTTTTGTTACCAAACTAATGCTACAAAAAAAGGCAGTATATTCCGCAAAGAATCCTTAGAGCGTCTATCTTCTCCTGAAAGATTAGACCAACTGATGCAGGTAGTCAGTCCTAAAAGCTGGCTACCTCTTGTGGCGTTGGGTTCTATTGTGGGAGTTGCTTTTATCTGGAGTATTTATGGTAGCATTCCCATCACCGTTGAGGGTCGGGGTGTATTGATTTACCCTAGCAATGTTGTACCCCTACAATCCAAAAGTGCCGGGCAAATCATGGCGTTGAATGTGAAAGTGGGGGATGTGATTAAAAAAGGGCAGGTGTTGGCGACAATTGACCAAGCTGAACTGCGTAAGCAACTGCAACAACAGCGAGGGAAACTAACACAACTGGAATCGCAAGATAAAGCTGTTGGCTCACTACAAGGGCGGAGGTTGGAACAAGAGGAGCGATCGCAGCAACAACAGCGTCAGTACCTCCGGCAGCGTATACTGGAATTGGAAGCTATTACACCTTTACTCAAAACCAAAGGTAACACCTCTGTTGATCAGCAACGTCAAGGCTTACAGCAACGTCTCCAGCAAGCTCAAGCTCTGACTGCTGTGTTTCTACGGAGGATGAAAATTCGCCAAGAATTATTTCAAAAAGAAGGGGCGATTTCCGGTGATGAAGCCCTCAAAGCAGAACAGGAATATCTGCAAAACTTAGAAAAGATTGCTGATATTCAAGCACAATTAAAAGAACTTGATGTCAAAGAGACTCAACAAGAAAAAGATTATCGGGAAAATTTGACACTTGTGGCTGACTTGCAGTCACAGTTGAAACAATTAGATAGTCAACAGGCTTCCGTGGCTCAACAAGATTTAGAAAATGTCACGGCGAGAAATAAAGAAATTCAAGAGGTGAAGCGAGAGATTGGCTCTCTAGAACTGCAACTGAGTGATAATAGCCAGATTATTAGTCAACATAGCGGACGCATTTTAGAAATTACCTTGACACCAGGGCAAGTTGTTAACGCAGGTACACGGTTAGCTACCATAGAGGCGGAAAATCCCCAGAGTAAGTTGGTTGGTGTTACCTATTTTCCTGTGGCGGAGGGTAAGAAAATTCAGCCAGGGATGTCTATCCAAATTACTCCCCAAACGGTGAAGCGGGAACGCTTTGGGGGGATTGTGGGTAATGTCACCAGCATTTCTCGCTTCCCGATTACCAAGGAAGCGGCTGCTAATGAAGTCGGTAATTCTGAGGTGCTGGAAGGTTTAGTATCTCAACAGCAAGGATTAATACAAGTATTCTCTCACTTAGAATTAGATGCCAACACACCAAGCGGTTACAAGTGGTCTTCTTCCACGGGGCCGCACCTGAATATTTCTTCTGGAACTACTACCGTTGTGCGGGTCAAGGTAGAAGAACGCGCTCCCATCACCTTTGTTTTACCAATCTTGAGGTCTGCCAGTGGTATCTACTAA